From a single Apium graveolens cultivar Ventura chromosome 2, ASM990537v1, whole genome shotgun sequence genomic region:
- the LOC141696375 gene encoding uncharacterized protein LOC141696375 — MATTRYLCDLLGDRIRKNPKWSCKEMAETIKNELEIQVPKIKILCLRKMALEGIAESLKQHYSRVIDFGHEVLHSNARNIVKISITRLNEEDPVKFKRIYVCYFALKSGWMAGCRKVIGLDGCFLKTVYGGQLLSTIGRDGNNQIFPICYVVFEYENTDSWRWFITLMRDDFELEDVFGLTVVSDQQKGLENDVNELFPYVEHRLCTRHICVNFKKK; from the coding sequence ATGGCAACAACTAGATACTTGTGTGATTTGTTGGGAGATAGGATTAGAAAGAACCCTAAGTGGAGTTGCAAGGAGATGGCTGAAACTATAAAGAATGAATTGGAAATTCAAGTTCCTAAGATAAAGATTCTTTGTTTGAGAAAAATGGCACTTGAAGGAATTGCAGAAAGTCTTAAGCAACATTATTCAAGGGTCATAGATTTTGGTCATGAGGTGCTTCACAGTAATGCTCGTAACATTGTAAAAATTTCAATAACCAGATTGAATGAAGAGGATCCTGTGAAGTTCAAGAGGATATATGTATGCTACTTTGCTCTGAAAAGTGGTTGGATGGCAGGTTGTAGAAAAGTAATAGGATTAGATGGATGTTTTCTAAAAACAGTTTATGGTGGTCAGCTATTATCTACTATTGGTAGGGATGGAAATAACCAAATATTTCCAATTTGTTATGTTGTTTTTGAATATGAGAATACAGATTCTTGGAGGTGGTTCATTACATTGATGAGGGATGATTTTGAATTAGAAGATGTCTTTGGATTGACAGTAGTAAGTGATCAACAAAAGGGATTAGAAAATGATGTGAATGAGCTCTTCCCATATGTTGAACACAGACTCTGCACAAGGCATATTTGCGTCAACTTCAAGAAGAAGTAA